The genome window GCAAATTATCTCCTATATGCGGTTCATGCGACTTGGAATGATGCGAAAAATTCTATTCTATATGCTGAAAAATCGTTGAAATTTGCCGAATTATCATCCGACAAAAATCTTCTTGTCCCTGCTTATGCAAATCTTGGTGTGGCACAATCGTTAAAATATATGGAATCTAAAAATTCTAAGGATTTAGATGAGTTAATAAAAACTAGTAAAAAGGCGGTGCAGATTAGTGAACAATATCAAAATCAAGTTACAAACTACAACTATGCTATTGCTTTACTAAATTTAGCTGATTATCAACGTAATTATACCAAATTAACGGTTAATGATAAAAATGAAATCAAGCAAAATAGTTTCAAAATTATAGAATTATGTAAAACGATTCCGAATTCACAAGAAATTTCTGCTGGCGCATTGGGATTATTGAGTGGTTTGGCAAAAGATGAAAATCAGATAGAACTTGCCGAAAAATATTTGCTAGAAGCTAATATTATTTTGCACACACAAAAAATCAAGAATTTTTATGCGCTTGTTGCAAATTCAACTGAATTAGCCAATTTGTATCAACAAAAAGGAGAATTTCAAAAAGCGTTTGAATTTCAGAAAAAAGCAACTGATTATTCAACAGATTTATACAATCAAGATCAAGCAGAAACTTCAAAAAAATTGGAAGCTCAATTTCAATCAGAACGAAAAGAAGAAGAATTAACCAATTTGGAAGCAAAAAACAAAAGTCTGCAAAAAGAAAGAATTTTATACATCTGTCTTGCTTTTATAGGAATTATTGGTGCGTTTTTTATGTTTCGTTCTTATCATTTCAAACTGCGTTATTCAGTTGGTCGAGAAAATCAACTTAATTCAGAAAAACAAGAAGCACATCTAAAATTACAATTGCAAGAAGAAGAACAAGCCCGAATTTTGGCGGAACAAGAGTTATTAACATTACAACAGCAGAAATTGCAAGACGAAGTTTTGGCTAGTCAACTACATTTGGAACATAAAAATCAAGTTTTAAAAAATCTGAAAGATAAGATTGGGAATGAATCTTCTATCAATTTAAAACAAGTTATGCGAGAAGAAAATTTATTAGATAATGATTTTGAAAGTGCTAAATTTAGAATTCAAGAATTACATCCAAACTTTTTCAAAACGCTAAACGAACATTCTAAGCAAAAACTAACACCTCTAGATTTGAAATATTGTTCGTATATCTATCTTGGTTTAGACACCAAACAAATTGCAACTATTCTTAATATTGAACCAAAAAGTGTACGAATGACAAAGTATCGTTTGAAGCAAAAATTTGGTCTAGTAAAAGAAGATGAATTGTATACTTTTTTCCATCAGATAATTGCTTAAAACAATTATTGTTTTATTACTTTTATAAAAAAATGAAAAAAAATTTATTATTTATTCTACTTACAACAATTTCAACTTTTTGTTTTGGTCAAGAATCTGTTAAATATCCAATATTTCCAGGTTGTAATAAATATAAAACAAATGAAGAATTGAGCAAATGCTTTTCTGAAAAATTATGGTATGAATTGAATGACCAAACCCAAGATTCTAGTGAGGATTTTTTCAAAGAAAATAAATCTGTACATGAGTTAACTTTATATTTTACAGTTAAAAAAGATGGAAAAGTAACAAATTATAGCTTTTCAAAAGATAGTGACGCATTGATTTCAACAACTTATCTTAAACGAATTTCGAAAGTTTTTAAATACTACGAACAAAAAGGTAAAAAAATAATTCCAGCTTCTGAGAATAATAAATATAAAGATTTTACAATCACGTTTAAGGTTAAATATAAAGGTTAAAACTTATTTACAGAGAGTTTTTCAAAGAAAAATGATGATATTACTTATTTTTAACTCAGCATTTCTCACTTCAACTCTCGTTAATTTATTAAAATATAATTCATAATATTTTTCAAAATACTTGCAGTCTGCACGGAAAAGATTATTTTTGCCTATTCGACAAATAGAATATGAAAAATATCCGTAATTTCTGTATTATCGCCCATATTGACCATGGTAAAAGTACCTTGGCCGATCGTTTATTGCAAGTAACAAACACGATTTCTGATCGCGAGTTACAAAATCAAACTTTAGACGATATGGATTTGGAACGCGAACGCGGAATCACAATTAAATCACACGCCATCCAAATGGAATATGAAAAAGATGGTGAAAAATATATTTTAAATTTAATTGACACTCCTGGTCACGTGGATTTTTCTTACGAGGTTTCTCGTTCGATTGCCGCTTGTGAAGGAGCTTTGTTAATTGTAGATGCTGCGCAAAGTATACAAGCACAAACTATTTCTAACCTTTATTTGGCTTTAGAAAATGATTTGGAAATCATTCCAGTTTTGAACAAAATCGATTTACCTTCTGCAAATCCGGAAGAAGTAACAGACGATATTGTTGATTTGATTGGTTGTGATCCCGAAGACGTTTTGCGTGTAAGTGGAAAAACAGGTGAAGGTGTGTTAGAATTGTTACACACAATTATCGAAAAAGTTCCTGCGCCAGTTGGTGATCCAGATGCACCGTTACAAGCCTTGATTTTTGACTCTGTTTATAATCCTTTCCGAGGAATTGAAGCTTTTTATAAAGTGGTAAATGGAGAAATCAAAAAAGGAGATCAAGTAAAATTCATGGCAACCAACAAAAAATATGGTGCCGATGAAATTGGAACCTTAAAACTGAATCAAGTTGAAAAGAAAGTCATTAAAACTGGTGATGTAGGTTATATTATTTCTGGAATTAAGGAAGCTTCTGAGGTAAAAGTTGGAGATACAATTACATTAGTAGAGAATCCTGCAAGCGAAGCTATTGATGGTTTTGAGGAAGTAAAACCAATGGTTTTCGCAGGTATTTATCCAGTTGACACAGAAGATTACGAAGATTTGCGTGCTTCTATTGAAAAGTTACGTTTGAATGATGCTTCATTAACTTTTGAGGCTGAATCTTCTGCTGCTTTAGGTTTCGGTTTCCGTTGTGGATTCTTAGGAATGTTACACTTAGAAATTATTCAGGAGCGTTTAGAGCGTGAGTTCAACATGACAGTAATTACGACTGTTCCTAACGTTTCGTATGAAGCTTATTTGGAGAAAGATCCAGAAAAAATGATTCCGGTTCATAATCCATCTGAATTACCAGATCCATCAGGATTAAATCGTGTTGAAGAACCATATATTCGTGCAGCAATCATTACAAAATCTGAATTCGTAGGTCCTGTAATGAGTTTATGTATTGAAAAACGTGGTGAATTACAATCTCAAAATTATTTAACTCAACATAGAGTAGAAATGATTTTCAATATGCCTTTGGCTGAAGTTGTTTTTGATTTTTATGATCGATTAAAATCTATTTCAAAAGGATATGCATCGTTTGATTATGCCCCTTCTGGAATGAAAGCTTCGAAATTGGTAAAAGTTGATATCATGATTAATGGTGAAGTTGTGGATGCTTTATCTGCCTTAATTCACGTTGATAATGCTTACAATATTGGAAAAAAAATGTGTGAGAAATTACGCGAATTAATTCCTCGTCAACAGTTTGATATTCCAATTCAGGCAGCGATTGGTGCAAAAATTATTGCGCGTGAAACAATTAAAGCGTTGCGTAAAGACGTTACGGCGAAATGTTACGGTGGTGATATTTCTCGTAAACGTAAATTATTAGAAAAGCAAAAAGCTGGTAAGAAGAAAATGCGTCAAATTGGACGTGTAGAAGTTCCACAATCTGCTTTCTTAGCTGTTTTGAAATTGAATGATTAAAATTTTTATATAATTATATAAGAGCTACTTTTTTAAGTAGCTCTTTTTTTTGAACTCACTGTAACAAATATCACAGATATTTTAAAACAATTTAATGAACTTTGATAAAAAAGTAATAATGATTTTAATTCAAATAAATTTTGATTTTCCTATTCAAATGATGGGAGAAAATTTAACAAAAAATGCTCGTTCATTAGCAGAAAGTATAAATACTGAAAAAGGATTCATCTCAAAAATATGGATCGAAAATTCAGACACTGCAAGAAGTGGAGGTATTTATATATTTGACACTTTAGAAAATGCTCAAAATTATGCTGAAATGCATAGCGAACGAGTAAAACAAATAGGAGCAACAAATATCAATGTTGAATACTTTTCTATAAATGAAACTCTTTCCTCACTAAATAATGGGATATAAATAATTATCAAAGCCACTCACAATAGAGTGGCTTTTTTTGTAACAATTGGTAAAATATTTGTACTAGTAAACTAAATACCAATCGCATGAAAAACTTACTAAAGCTAGAACAACTTGCTGTATTAATTTTTATGATCGTTTTATATGGTCTACTAAAATTATCATGGATGTGGTTTGCAATTCTTTTTCTTGCTCCCGATATTTTTATGTTAGGTTATCTTTTTGGAAATAAGATTGGCGCAATATCCTATAATTTTATTCATAATTATTTTACGACAATTGCATTAATTCTTATTGGTTATTTTTTACATATTGAATGGTGTTTGATGATTGGATTTATATTTTCCGCTCATATTGCGTTCGATCGTTATCTAGGATTTGGTCTCAAAAAATATGATGGTTTCAAGTCCACTCATTTAGGAGATTTATAACATCACAACCTCATCTGTCGAACCTTTTTCCTTAATTTCTGAAATACTTCGCATCGTAATTTCTGAAATTTGTTCCAACGCTTCTTGTGTAAAAAAAGCTTGATGTGCAGTGACCAAAACATTTGGAAAACTCATCAATCGTTGAATCATATCATCCTGAATAATTTCTGCTGATAAATCTTTGAAAAACAATTTTTCTTCTTGCTCATAAACATCAATTCCCAAATAACCAATTTTATGATTTTTCAAGGCTTCAATCGCTTCATGTGTATTGATTAATCCTCCTCTACTCGTATTAATAATCGTTACACCATCTTTCATCATCGCAATCGTTTCTTGATTAATCATGTAATGATTTTCTGGCGTCAACGGACAATGCAACGAAATAATATCTGAGCTTTTAAACAACTTATCCAGCTCAACATATTCCACGCCATTATTCATCAATTCTTGATCTGGATACAAATCATACGCAATAATCTTACATCCAAAACCTTTCGCAATATTGATAAAAGCTTTTCCTATTTTCCCTGTTCCTACAATTCCAATTGTCTTCTGAAAAAGATTGAAACCAAGCAAACCGTTCAATGCAAAATTTTGTTCACGAACACGATTATAAGCTTTATGCGTTTTTCGGTTCAATGTTAACAACATCGCCATTGTATGCTCTGCCACTGCCTCAGGAGAATATGCAGGAACGCGACAAACTTTAATTCCAAATTCTTTCGCAGCTTCCAAATCGACATTGTTAAAACCAGCACATCTCAAAGCTATAATTTTAACGCCTTTTTTTGCTAAAATTTCAATGACTTGGCGATTCACTTTATCATTCACAAACACACAAACTGCCTGCTCATCTTCAATCGCGTTTACGATATGCGGACCTAAATGTGTTTCATAAAAATTAAGTTCAAAACCGTAATTTTTATTTTCAGCCTCAAAAAAAGTTTTGTCATAAGGCTTAGACGAAAAGAAAGCTATTTTCATTAAATTATTTTTAACTAATTTACGTTTTTAATTAATTGTAAATTAGTTTATACTTAATTATTATAAATTTTTAAATCATTCAAAATTAATTCATCTACTATATTTGATATTTTACTAAAAGCTATAAGCTGATGAATAAAAATTTCTAACTTCGTGAAAATTCAAATTCACACATGAAAAATATACTTTTATCAACGATTACATTAGCTTCTTTTACAGCTTTTGGACAAAATATTTCGAATCAAGCCATTGATCAAGTCACAGAAAATGCCATGAAAACTTTTGATGTTCCTGGGATATCTGTTGCGGTTATCAAAGACGGCACAATTCTGCATTCGAAAGGTTATGGAGTAAAATCGCTTAAAGCGGGAGAAAAAGTTCAGTCCAATACAAATTTTGGAATTGCTTCTAACTCAAAAGCTTTTACAGCAGCAGCTTTGGCGATTTTGGTTGATGAAGGAAAAATAAAGTGGGATGATAAAGTGATTACTCACATTCCTGAATTCAAGATGTACAACGATTATGTAACCAAAGAGTTTACAATTCGTGATTTATTAACGCATCGCAGTGGATTAGGTTTGGGAGCAGGTGATTTGATGGTTTGGCCTGATGGACATAATTTCACGCCAAAAGATATTATTTCAAATATTCAATTTTTAAAACCTGTTTCTGATTTTCGTGTCAAATATGATTACGATAATTTATTATACATCATCGCAGGAGTTGTAATTGAAAGAACTTCGGGACAATCTTGGACAGATTTTGTAACAAAAAGATTGTTGGAACCAATTGGAATGACGAATACTGCGGCGAATTGGCACTTGGTAAAAGATAAGAAAAATGCAATTGATCCGCACGTTCCGATTGATGGAAAATTACAAGTGATTGATCGTTATACGAACACCATTTTTGATGCAGCTGCAGGAATCTATTCGAATGTTGATGATATTGCAAAATGGTTGCAATTCAATTTGGATAAAGGAAAGGTTAATGGGAAACAAATTATTTCTGAAAAGCAAATGAATGAAATGATTACGCCACAAACTTTACAACCAAATCGCACAACTCCGCCTTATAATTCATTATTCAAAGCTTATGGTTTGGGATGGCAGTTGCAGGATATGAACGGAAAATTAGAAGTTTCGCATACTGGAGGATTGGAAGGAATTGTAACACAAACGATGTTTTATCCTCAAGAAAAATTAGGAATTGTGATTTTGACTAACCAACAATCAGGTGCAGCTTTCCGTGCAATTTCAAATACGATCAAAGATTTTTACTTAAAAAATCCTTCTACAGATTGGGTAAAAACCTACGATGAGTTGATGAAGAAAAATGTGGAAGAAGCCGATGTCATTACCGATGAAGTTTGGAAAACAGTTGAAGCAAATCAAAAAAATAAAGCCATCAAATTTGATACAAAAAGCGTAATCGGAACGTATAAAGACAATTGGTTTGGTGATGTTGTGATTTATGAAAAGAAAGGAAAAATAATTTTCGAATCGAAACGTTCACCTCAATTAACTGGTGAAATGTCATTTTACAAAGACAATACGTTTGCGGTAAAATGGTACAATCGTTATTTCCATGCAGACGCTTTTGTTTATGCAGAAATGAAAAATGGAAAAATGACAGGTTTCAAAATGAAAGCGATTTCTCCTTTAACAGATTTCAGTTACGATTTCCAAGATTTAGATTTTACGAGAAAATAAATTTTAATAAATACTAATCAAATGCGAAGTTCGAAATTCGAACTTCGTTTTTTTCTATTAAAAATGAAATTCAAAGGTTACGCATATGGGCTAATTTCGTCTATATCTTATGGATTAATTCCATTATTTATCCTACCTATAAAACAGGCAAATTTTTCGATGGATACTACATTATTCTATCGATTCTTTTTTTCTGCATTGATTGTCGGAACATATTTATTCATCAAAAAACAATCATTCAAAATAGATGTGAAACAGATTCCATTTTTAATCATTTTAGGATTATTGTACGGAATCTCAGCGGATGCTTTATTTTTAGGTTATGATTATTTAACTCCTGGAATTGCCTCCACATTATTATTCGTTTATCCGTTGATTGTTGCCATCATAATGGCTGTTTTCTTCAAAGAAAGAATTACAATTTCAACCATTATAGCCATTGTTTTTGTATTGGCTGGCGTCATTTTACTAAGTTTCAAAGAAGGAAAATTCGAGCTAAATCCAATCGGATTAGGAATTGTATTTATCAGTGCTTTGGGTTACGGATTATATATTGTGACAGTCAACAAATCGAAAGTACGAGATATAAAAGGCTTTACATTAAGCTTTTATTCTTTTCTATTTACAACGATTTATTACGCAATAAAAATGATTATTCACAAAGACTCGTTCATTTTACCATCATTAGAATTAACCTTCAACTTTTTTACATTTGCCTTTGTAACGACAGTTATTTCGAGCATCGCTTTGATTTATGCGATTAAAAATATTGGTTCTACAGCCACTTCTATTCTTGGCGCATCAGAACCTGTGGTTGCCGTTGCTGTAAGTGTTATGATATTTGGTGAAGATTTTTCGTTGAGTTTAGCTTTAGGAATTTTTATGATTATTCTAGGCGTGACTCTGAATGTAATTGGTGATGCATATCAACAAAAAAGATTAAAGTAATTGTAAATCCTATTTTTAACTTTGCATCAATGAAACAGAAATTTAATCCTGAAGGTTGGAATCGTATAGAGCATTTTAATATGTTCTCGAAAATGGATAATCCGTATGTCGGAGTTGTTACGGAGGTTGAATGTTCTAAAGCATACAAATTTGCCAAAGCAAATAAATTGTCTTTTTTCGCAGTCTATTTACATTGCTCGATGTTGGCAGAGAATAAGATTAATGAATTTAAATATCGTATAGAAGATGATGAAATTTTTGTGTACGATCATTTAGATTGCGGAACAACAATTGGTAGAAAAGACGGAACTTTTGGTTTTGCATTGATGAATTTTACCGAAGATTTTGATGCATTTAATGCGCAACTTCAAGAGCAAATACAAAGTGTAGAAAATTCGGTTGGTTTGCACATCAAAAATGAAGAAATTACCATTGGTTTGGTTCGTCATTCTACATTTCCATGGTCGAAATTTACGGGATTAGTGCAACCAAGTAATTTTGGAACAGGAGAATCTATTCCGCGAATTATTTTTGGAAAAGCGTATACGCAAAACGATAAAATGTATATGCCTGTTTCGGTTGAGGCGAATCATGGTTTTGTAGATGGTTTTCATTTGGCGAATTATCTGCAAGAATTTGAAAACGAATTAGGTAAATATTAGAAATAGTAAAAACGAATTTCGAGTTTCGAAATTCGTTTTTTTATTTTACATCATTAGGATGAATAAATGGTTCTGGTTCTGGAATTTCCTCATATTGAATAGGAAAATATTTTTTATCTTCTTCTAAAACAAAATCATCCGTATAATTATAAAAATGCTCCAACTCTCTTAATTGATACTTTCCTTCTTCATCTTTATGAAATCGAAAAGCGTAACCTTTTATTTCACAGCAGAATGTTATTTTTTCTTTATCTAAAGGGATATAATTTAAATTTGAGATATCGATATATTCATCTAATACTTCATTTTTATCTAAAAGAATAGTATAATCTGTATTTTGAATAGTAATTGGTAATGTATAATAATTCCCTATTGAACAGTCTTGTCCAGTCGAAGAAATATATAAATAAAATTTTTCTTTTGCGAAAAAGAGAGAGATTGTTCTAATTGGTATATGATTACTTTTTGTAATATCAATAGCTTGTTCAATAACTTCATTTACATTCTCATCTTTAAAAACTGAATCTGCTTTTATTTCATTCTTCTTTTCCCAACCTTTAGCAGATTGATTGCTCGGTTGCTCGCATTGAACAAAAAGAATGAATAAGAATAAAATATATAAATTCTTCATACAAGTGTTTTAATTAAAGATAATCAATTCACTGCAACTTTTTTATTTAGTTTTTTTGACCAAGAAAAAATATAAATCGTTCCGATAATTGAAGGTACAATCCAAAAATAAATATTATCTCCAAATCCAGCGCCTGCAACCAAAAACGCTGTTACTGAAGCGATATAAGCGCCAACCATTTTCCCAACATGATTCATTGTCCATATTTTATAATTCTCTGGATTCTTGTAAAAAATAAAATCTCGATAAGACATAAATCCTCCTAAAAACCCAAAAATTAAATACAACAATCCAATTGCATTGCTTGTGAAAAGTGGAAGTAATCCAAAAACAATCATCACAATAGATGTGATAAACATTGCTCCAGAAATGATTTTATCCAAATTATTCGAGTAATTTTTGCGTTTATAATTCAGAATTCTATTTCCGATCAAAATCATATAAATCGTGAAAATACCAATCATTAAAAGAAAAGAATTGTGGTGATTTGGGAAAGCACAAATGATTAGCGAAAGAATAGAACTGACTAACATACCAATCGAAAATATTTTCCCCACTTTTTTGTGCGTCGAGTTTCCTTTTTTTATGATCATAACAGCAGTTCCAGCAACCAAACCAATTCCTCCGAAAAATGCGTGAATGTAAATAATGATTTTGACTAAATTTTCCATAATGTGTTTATTTATTATGGAATAAAATTAAGTGAAGTCGTTTTTAATTTTAAAAATTATTGACCGAATTGTCGAATTTCGTGGATGAATTGTATTACTCTTTTGTTTTCACTGTTTCGATAGCATCATTCATCAAATCGAACTCGTAACCTTTGTAGGCTAAATATGCTTTTACTTTGTTTATTTTCTTGAAAGATTCTCGCTCAGAAGCTAATAAATTGAACTTTTTCTGTGTTAAATGCAATAAATTATTCCAATATTTATCCAAATCAATTTCTTCCTTAAATGCTTTTTCAATTAATTTTTGATCAATTTGACGCATTTTTAATTCTTGACGAAGACGATTTCTTCCCCACATTTTTTGATTGACTTTTCCTCGAACAAAGCTATGTACAAATCGTTCTTCATTCAGAAATCCGTAATGAATTAACTTAAAAAGAATCTCATCTTTCGCTTCTGGAATCAAATCAAAATCACGTAGTTTTTTCTCTACTTCCCAATGACAACGATCTTGATAAAGACAATATTTTGCCATTTTATCTTTGATTTCATCAATCGTATAAATCTTTTTTTGGTTGTCTTTAGAGAAATTCATGTAACAAAGTTAAGATTTTAATGAGAGAATTAGAAAATGTAAGATGATCAACATCTTTTATCGCTAACCATAACAAAATATTTATATGAAACAATAAGTGGTTTAATAATTTATATATTTGCTGATAACTATTATATCTAAACTATTGAAAACTTCAAGAATATCAATCCTTGATGGATTACGCGTATTTGCAATTCTTATTGTAATTATATCTCATTATTTACATAAATACGATTTACATGGAAATCAATTTCTAGAATTTGTACAAAATTATGGTTATTTTGGAGTTCCATTTTTCTTTGTAATATCAGGATTTGTTATTTTATACTCTCTTGAAACAACAAATAGTTACAAAGATTTTTTGAAAAAAAGATATATTAGATTAGCTCCAGGAATGTTAATTTGTTCTATTATTACATTCAGTTTTTTTAAATTTATATACACTGGAGATGGTTATACTAATTCCAAATCTTTCGCAAATTTATTGATTGCAAATACCTTTATAGACCCACACGTATTTAATTTACCATCTGGAACTCTTAAATATTACTATATAGATGGATCTTATTGGAGTCTCTGGGTTGAAGTTTGTTTTTATTTATTAATAGGTTTTTTATATTTCAAAAATCGAGAAAATTATATCCAAAACTTTGTACTTATTTGTGCCATTGGCTTTCCTATCTATTTTACTTTAAGTAGTAGTTTTGCTCATAAATTTTTAGAACCATATCTAAGTACGCCAACCTTAGATTACTTAAAATTAATAAGTAGATGTTTGGTATTATTTAGAGAAAGTTTTTGGTTTATGATAGGTATGTTTTTATATAAATTATATCATGATAAAACTGATAAAAAATACATTCTATATATTATTATTTGTGGTGTTATATTAGTTTTACAAGAGAAGTTAGACATTGGTTTTTCATTTTTAACAATTTTTACTCTTGCTATTTATTTAACCTTTATATACCAACCAAAATGTCTTAATTTCTTAACAAATCCAATTATCACAAAAATCGGAGTTAGTTCCTATTCAATATACCTTATTCACAGCTATTTAGGTTCTGGTATTATCGAAATGTACAATCATCACATAGGTAGAGAATCGTATGTTATTTACTTTGTTATGATTATTTCAGTAATACTATTTGGACTTTTTAGTTATAAATATTTAGAAAGACCAATTTCAAATTTTATCAAAAAGATCTTATTTAAATAAAAAAACTGAATCATTTCTGATTCAGTTTTTTTATTATTTATTAACCTATTTTTATTAAGCTTTTTGTAATTCCGCTATATATTCTGTTGGATTCTCAGCATTGAAAACTGCCGAACCTGCAACTAAAGCGTCTGCACCAGCTTCTACCAATTTTGATGCATTTTGTACACCAACTCCTCCATCAATTTCGATGATCACATTTGCATTAGCTTCTGTAATCATTTTTTTCAATTTTGATACTTTGTTGTATGTATTCTCAATGAATTTTTGACCTCCAAAACCTGGATTAACACTCATAATTAACACTAAGTCTAGATCGTTAATCA of Empedobacter falsenii contains these proteins:
- a CDS encoding DMT family transporter, with translation MKFKGYAYGLISSISYGLIPLFILPIKQANFSMDTTLFYRFFFSALIVGTYLFIKKQSFKIDVKQIPFLIILGLLYGISADALFLGYDYLTPGIASTLLFVYPLIVAIIMAVFFKERITISTIIAIVFVLAGVILLSFKEGKFELNPIGLGIVFISALGYGLYIVTVNKSKVRDIKGFTLSFYSFLFTTIYYAIKMIIHKDSFILPSLELTFNFFTFAFVTTVISSIALIYAIKNIGSTATSILGASEPVVAVAVSVMIFGEDFSLSLALGIFMIILGVTLNVIGDAYQQKRLK
- a CDS encoding DUF4260 domain-containing protein, translated to MKNLLKLEQLAVLIFMIVLYGLLKLSWMWFAILFLAPDIFMLGYLFGNKIGAISYNFIHNYFTTIALILIGYFLHIEWCLMIGFIFSAHIAFDRYLGFGLKKYDGFKSTHLGDL
- a CDS encoding CatA-like O-acetyltransferase; this translates as MKQKFNPEGWNRIEHFNMFSKMDNPYVGVVTEVECSKAYKFAKANKLSFFAVYLHCSMLAENKINEFKYRIEDDEIFVYDHLDCGTTIGRKDGTFGFALMNFTEDFDAFNAQLQEQIQSVENSVGLHIKNEEITIGLVRHSTFPWSKFTGLVQPSNFGTGESIPRIIFGKAYTQNDKMYMPVSVEANHGFVDGFHLANYLQEFENELGKY
- a CDS encoding monooxygenase, whose translation is MNFDKKVIMILIQINFDFPIQMMGENLTKNARSLAESINTEKGFISKIWIENSDTARSGGIYIFDTLENAQNYAEMHSERVKQIGATNINVEYFSINETLSSLNNGI
- the lepA gene encoding translation elongation factor 4; this encodes MKNIRNFCIIAHIDHGKSTLADRLLQVTNTISDRELQNQTLDDMDLERERGITIKSHAIQMEYEKDGEKYILNLIDTPGHVDFSYEVSRSIAACEGALLIVDAAQSIQAQTISNLYLALENDLEIIPVLNKIDLPSANPEEVTDDIVDLIGCDPEDVLRVSGKTGEGVLELLHTIIEKVPAPVGDPDAPLQALIFDSVYNPFRGIEAFYKVVNGEIKKGDQVKFMATNKKYGADEIGTLKLNQVEKKVIKTGDVGYIISGIKEASEVKVGDTITLVENPASEAIDGFEEVKPMVFAGIYPVDTEDYEDLRASIEKLRLNDASLTFEAESSAALGFGFRCGFLGMLHLEIIQERLEREFNMTVITTVPNVSYEAYLEKDPEKMIPVHNPSELPDPSGLNRVEEPYIRAAIITKSEFVGPVMSLCIEKRGELQSQNYLTQHRVEMIFNMPLAEVVFDFYDRLKSISKGYASFDYAPSGMKASKLVKVDIMINGEVVDALSALIHVDNAYNIGKKMCEKLRELIPRQQFDIPIQAAIGAKIIARETIKALRKDVTAKCYGGDISRKRKLLEKQKAGKKKMRQIGRVEVPQSAFLAVLKLND
- a CDS encoding DUF2306 domain-containing protein gives rise to the protein MENLVKIIIYIHAFFGGIGLVAGTAVMIIKKGNSTHKKVGKIFSIGMLVSSILSLIICAFPNHHNSFLLMIGIFTIYMILIGNRILNYKRKNYSNNLDKIISGAMFITSIVMIVFGLLPLFTSNAIGLLYLIFGFLGGFMSYRDFIFYKNPENYKIWTMNHVGKMVGAYIASVTAFLVAGAGFGDNIYFWIVPSIIGTIYIFSWSKKLNKKVAVN
- a CDS encoding 2-hydroxyacid dehydrogenase; protein product: MKIAFFSSKPYDKTFFEAENKNYGFELNFYETHLGPHIVNAIEDEQAVCVFVNDKVNRQVIEILAKKGVKIIALRCAGFNNVDLEAAKEFGIKVCRVPAYSPEAVAEHTMAMLLTLNRKTHKAYNRVREQNFALNGLLGFNLFQKTIGIVGTGKIGKAFINIAKGFGCKIIAYDLYPDQELMNNGVEYVELDKLFKSSDIISLHCPLTPENHYMINQETIAMMKDGVTIINTSRGGLINTHEAIEALKNHKIGYLGIDVYEQEEKLFFKDLSAEIIQDDMIQRLMSFPNVLVTAHQAFFTQEALEQISEITMRSISEIKEKGSTDEVVML
- a CDS encoding serine hydrolase; the encoded protein is MKNILLSTITLASFTAFGQNISNQAIDQVTENAMKTFDVPGISVAVIKDGTILHSKGYGVKSLKAGEKVQSNTNFGIASNSKAFTAAALAILVDEGKIKWDDKVITHIPEFKMYNDYVTKEFTIRDLLTHRSGLGLGAGDLMVWPDGHNFTPKDIISNIQFLKPVSDFRVKYDYDNLLYIIAGVVIERTSGQSWTDFVTKRLLEPIGMTNTAANWHLVKDKKNAIDPHVPIDGKLQVIDRYTNTIFDAAAGIYSNVDDIAKWLQFNLDKGKVNGKQIISEKQMNEMITPQTLQPNRTTPPYNSLFKAYGLGWQLQDMNGKLEVSHTGGLEGIVTQTMFYPQEKLGIVILTNQQSGAAFRAISNTIKDFYLKNPSTDWVKTYDELMKKNVEEADVITDEVWKTVEANQKNKAIKFDTKSVIGTYKDNWFGDVVIYEKKGKIIFESKRSPQLTGEMSFYKDNTFAVKWYNRYFHADAFVYAEMKNGKMTGFKMKAISPLTDFSYDFQDLDFTRK
- a CDS encoding helix-turn-helix transcriptional regulator, whose product is MKTLPTYLYTIFFVFYSTILFAQNKYTDSLKSELKKSTISVKSKFDLLNKLAEFSRTSDQYKQADYYINEQIKLSKKENNQLELVKAYVQRGVSYENRQLFENVQKSLDTIQNITKDSNEFLPKAYLKYLLAYHYINLGEFEKSQKMVLQFIAQLEKTPDEYILKSKANYLLYAVHATWNDAKNSILYAEKSLKFAELSSDKNLLVPAYANLGVAQSLKYMESKNSKDLDELIKTSKKAVQISEQYQNQVTNYNYAIALLNLADYQRNYTKLTVNDKNEIKQNSFKIIELCKTIPNSQEISAGALGLLSGLAKDENQIELAEKYLLEANIILHTQKIKNFYALVANSTELANLYQQKGEFQKAFEFQKKATDYSTDLYNQDQAETSKKLEAQFQSERKEEELTNLEAKNKSLQKERILYICLAFIGIIGAFFMFRSYHFKLRYSVGRENQLNSEKQEAHLKLQLQEEEQARILAEQELLTLQQQKLQDEVLASQLHLEHKNQVLKNLKDKIGNESSINLKQVMREENLLDNDFESAKFRIQELHPNFFKTLNEHSKQKLTPLDLKYCSYIYLGLDTKQIATILNIEPKSVRMTKYRLKQKFGLVKEDELYTFFHQIIA